From a single Hippoglossus stenolepis isolate QCI-W04-F060 chromosome 2, HSTE1.2, whole genome shotgun sequence genomic region:
- the pdcd11 gene encoding protein RRP5 homolog isoform X2: protein MASAEEDFPRGGTAKKSTDGKPVVHRGEVDNLFQSNEQAEAKTKRKGALKDDAKKLKKQKTGKEKSDGLALNAAAKCVEILHLKNLKEGMLMLGCVKDVADFEVTVSLPCGLQGFLNIRNISDSYTKLLSEQLDSADTEDIFSLPHLFSPGMVIRCVVAKLDVAKGGSLSIQLSVNPKLVNKALTSSSVKAGMILSGCVESVEDHGCIIDIGISGSKAFLSKAADKQNNLDELKVGQFLTCKVEEVKNEGRVVRLSVNPLTVAQACAKDEQGWNLTNLLPGLLVKATIKKVTKHGLILDFLSSFSGQVDFLHMEPEQASNYTEGTELYACVLYVEQSTRLVGLSLRIYLVQPEQRLNPTPSCGDRIGEVVKDCKMTTVHHMSGAMLELPDKMLAFVHRNHMKEMHKPTNENRVLAKPEHTCRILDFSPMEQIHFASLRWSVIERPFYRYHDLQAGQIVEGKVSVLLSHGMVVHLSDHIKGLVPRTHLSDILLKNPEKKYIEGMKVKCRVLSVDPATKKLYLTRKKALVETTLPLFLTFNDARPGSISQGYIVCIKSFGCIIRFYNNVKGLVPISELSSEPIISPEEVFYIGQVLKAKVLKCDPGKEKMVLSFKGAVEGGTEEAAKLQDDCEVGKQLEAKVLKKLVNGLEVSILPDDIRAILPTMHLSDHLSNCPLLWESLQEGDDISNLVCFSNNKQISLTKKPTVRWALEEGLVAKDFSEITVGMQLIGWVKNIMSYGVFVEFPYGLVGLAPKSAMTDKFVSDTAAAFQLGQTVIAKVTNLDEEKRRFLVTLKISEVIPRDGDAQTRLINGLQERRALNEVLAMKDNCDLRQQLTALCVGQTLKLTVDTVNDDGAIFKSHDLVSATVLANKYHVTGVSLTEGQKVTAVILHVDILSASVHVSILPKLVEKKKSLIEGSKHRATVQYIDKDFAVVSLDNTAKLTVIQTRSHMNEVLLSASEKLKAGMSLAVEVTEPSCQELQGLPLVSWQRAAPKRQRTTSDNQQDSKGHCFGETLEGKVRTVKPVSIQVTLEDGSTGSVHVSEVMEVAEVCQGSFPTSSVKVGSVVTARVIGGREAVSNRFLPFSHPKFTYTIPELTLIPSKVDKSSDFKPVGAKEKLSSYTVGEEITCFVSKFNPKRKLLEVTTDPRITGTVELLAMITDPKDASHPEKLYKLGQAIRATVVETNSKPHRFGLSLTGVHKLEEGSVALGMVTHIQPQGLMVKLPFGGKGYVAVTELADAYRSNPLDVYSTDQLLRCFLIACENDKWQLSLRPSRLNPQQAKLVKDPEVLSIDQLKEGQIIRGYVKSVGEQGVFIRLSQNITGRAQLQQSTKYFVSNHKVLSEHLPPNTLLTTKIFSIDREEGFVNLSLLPVDTGKPDILPESLRLPLRLIGEEKKKYDAAKKKRTLSESEQESQVPKKKKKTEKAKGDDNDSGVEVYFREEEDQEGEQEPKPDAAKPVTSSSAVPSRLQVAAGFSWDVGLNSLKPASAAQDGDSSDGEDQDGSSKPQKKSRHELDQEKKATEKALVKREVELMDPNLRPEDAAAFERLLLASPNSSLLWLQYMAHHLQATQIEQARAVAERALKTISFREEQEKLNVWVALLNLENMYGTQETLKKVFERALQFCEPMPVYQQLADIYAKSDKTKDAEGLYKTMVKRFRQNKAVWLSFGSFLLQQGQSDAAAALLQRALKSLPSKESVDVIAKFAQLEFRFGDVEKGRTMLDKVLTSYPKRTDLWSVFIDLMIKHGSQKEVRVLFDRVIHLSVSVKKIKFFFKRYLEYEKKHGTPQSIQAVKEKAMEFVEAKGTEAAN, encoded by the exons ATGGCATCAGCAGAGGAGGACTTCCCTCGAGGAGGGACAGCGAAGAAGAGCACTGATGGTAAACCAGTGGTTCATCGGGGTGAAGTGGACAATCTCTTCCAG TCAAACGAACAGGCCGAAGCGAAAACGAAAAGAAAGGGAGCGCTCAAAGATGATGCCAAGAAACTCAAGAAGCAGAAGACGGGCAAAGAGAAGAGTGATGGTCTTGCGCTCAACGCAGCAGCCAAGTGTGTGGAAATCCTGCATCTGAAG AATCTGAAGGAGGGCATGCTGATGCTGGGCTGTGTGAAGGATGTCGCAGACTTTGAGGTGACGGTCAGTCTGCCTTGTGGTCTGCAAGGTTTCCTCAACATCAGGAACATCAGCGACTCGTACACCAAGCTGCTCAGTGAGCAGCTGGATTCAGCTGACACAGAG GacatcttctctctgcctcaccTCTTCTCCCCCGGCATGGTGATAAGATGTGTGGTTGCAAAGCTGGACGTAGCGAAGGGAGGCTCTCTGAGCATCCAGCTGTCAGTCAATCCAAAGCTGGTGAACAAGGCTCTCACCTCGAGCTCAGTGAAAGCTGGCATG ATCTTGAGTGGATGTGTGGAGAGTGTGGAGGATCATGGCTGCATAATTGACATCGGCATCAGTGGGTCCAAAGCCTTCCTGTCCAaggcagcagacaaacaaaacaatctggACG AGCTGAAAGTAGGTCAGTTTTTGACTTGTAAAGTGGAAGAAGTAAAGAACGAAGGACGTGTGGTGCGGCTCTCTGTCAACCCCCTGACTGTCGCCCAGGCCTGTGCTAAGGACGAGCAGGGCTGGAACCTCACCAACCTGCTGCCTGGTCTGCTGGTCAAAGCCACAATCAAAAAG GTGACAAAACACGGTCTGAtcctggacttcctgtcctcCTTCAGTGGCCAGGTGGACTTTCTGCACATGGAGCCAGAACAGGCATCAAACTACACAGAGGGAACCGAG CTATATGCGTGTGTGCTTTACGTGGAGCAGTCCACGCGCCTCGTGGGTTTGAGTCTGCGCATCTACCTCGTTCAGCCCGAGCAAAGATTGAACCCCACTCCTTCCTGTGGCGACCGCATTGGTGAGGTGGTGAAGGACTGTAAGATGACCACTGTTCACCACATGTCTGGAGCCATGTTGGAACTGCCTGATAAAATGTTGGCATTTGTGCAC AGGAACCACATGAAGGAGATGCATAAGCCAACCAATGAGAACAGAGTGCTGGCAAAGCCTGAGCACACTTGCAGGATCCTGGACTTCAGCCCCATGGAACAAATTCATTTTGCCAGTCTGCGCTG gaGTGTGATTGAGAGGCCTTTTTATAGATATCATGATCTTCAGGCTGGTCAAATTGTGGAG GGGAAAGTGTCAGTCCTGCTGAGTCATGGGATGGTGGTGCATCTGTCCGACCATATTAAAGGTCTGGTGCCTCGGACCCACCTGTCTGACATCCTCCTGAAGAACCCGGAGAAGAAGTACATCGAGGGCATGAAGGTCAAATGTCGG GTGCTGTCAGTGGATCCAGCGACTAAGAAGCTGTACCTGACCAGAAAGAAGGCCCTGGTGGAAACCACCCTGCCGTTGTTCCTCACCTTTAACGATGCTCGTCCCGGCAGCATTTCCCAGGGCTACATCGTCTGCATCAAAAGCTTCGGTTGCATCATTCGTTTTTACAACAACGTCAAGGGTCTGGTGCCGATCAGTGAACTGAGCTCTGAGCCCATCATCAGTCCTGAGGAGGTCTTCTACATTGGGCAG GTGTTAAAGGCTAAAGTTCTCAAATGCGACCCGGGGAAGGAAAAGATGGTGCTGTCCTTTAAAGGTGCAGTAGAGGGAGGCACTGAGGAAGCTGCCAAACTCCAGGACGACTGTGAGGTGGGGAAG CAGCTGGAGGCCAAGGTGCTGAAGAAGTTAGTCAACGGTCTGGAGGTTTCCATCCTGCCTGATGACATACGAGCCATACTACCCACCATGCACCTCTCTGATCACCTGTCCAACTGCCCTCTGCTGTGGGAGAGCCTGCAGGAGGGAGACGACATCTCAAACCTCGTCTGCTTCAGCAACAACAAGCAAATT TCGCTCACCAAGAAACCGACTGTGAGGTGGGCACTGGAGGAGGGACTGGTTGCTAAGGATTTCTCTGAGATCACAGTTGGAATGCAGCTCATTGGCTGGGTCAAGAACATCATGTCCTATGGCGTCTTTGTGGAGTTCCCATACGGCCTTGTGGGTCTGGCACCCAAGTCG GCCATGACTGACAAGTTCGTCAGCGACACAGCAGCCGCCTTCCAGCTGGGCCAGACCGTCATCGCCAAGGTGACCAACCTGGATGAGGAAAAGCGGCGTTTCCTGGTCACGCTGAAGATTTCTGAGGTCATTCCTCGAGACGGGGACGCCCAGACCAGACTTATTAACGgtctgcaggagagaagagcTTTGAATGAAGTGTTGGCTATGAAAG ATAACTGTGATCTCCGCCAGCAGCtgactgctctgtgtgttggtcAGACGCTGAAGTTGACTGTGGACACTGTGAACGACGACGGAGCAATATTTAAGTCTCATGACTTGGTCAGTGCCACCGTACTGGCCAACAAGTACCATGTCACGG GTGTTAGCTTGACCGAAGGACAGAAAGTTACTGCCGTCATCCTTCATGTGGACATCCTGTCTGCctctgtccatgtgtccatCCTTCCCAAGCTGgtggaaaagaagaaatct TTGATTGAAGGATCAAAACACAGAGCGACGGTGCAGTACATAGACAAAGACTTTGCCGTGGTCTCATTGGACAATACAGCAAAGCTGACTGTGATCCAAACCAGGAGCCACATGAATGAGGTCCTCCTCTCTGCGTCAGAGAAGCTGAAGGCAGGAATGAGTTTGGCCGTTGAGGTGACAGAACCGAGCTGTCAGGAACTACAAGGGCTCCCCCTAGTGTCGTGGCAACGCGCTGCCCCTAAACGACAGCGCACGACCTCCGATAACCAGCAGGACTCCAAGGGTCACTGCTTTGGCGAAACCTTGGAGGGGAAAGTGCGGACGGTGAAGCCTGTCAGCATTCAGGTCACACTGGAGGATGGAAGCACCGGCAGCGTGCACGTGTctgaggtgatggaggtggCCGAAGTGTGTCAGGGATCTTTCCCGACGTCCTCTGTGAAAGTGGGCAGCGTGGTCACCGCCCGGGTCATCGGGGGACGAGAAGCCGTCAGTAACAG ATTCTTGCCGTTTTCTCATCCCAAATTTACATACACCATTCCTGAGCTCACTCTAATACCCAG TAAAGTAGATAAAAGTTCAGATTTCAAACCAGTTggagcaaaagaaaaacttaGCAGCTACACAGTCGGGGAAGAAATTACATGCTTTGTATCAAAG TTTAATCCAAAGAGGAAGTTGTTGGAGGTCACCACTGATCCACGTATTACTGGCACAGTAGAACTTCTGGCCATGATCACTGATCCTAAA GATGCCAGTCACCCAGAGAAGCTGTACAAGCTGGGGCAAGCAATTCGTGCTACAGTGGTTGAAACGAACTCCAAACCTCATCGCTTTGGGCTCTCACTCACAG GAGTCCATAAGCTGGAGGAAGGCAGCGTTGCTTTGGGGATGGTGACTCATATTCAGCCACAAGGCCTCATGGTCAAGCTTCCCTTTGGTGGCAAGGGGTATGTGGCTGTCACTGAGCTGGCTGATGCCTACAGGTCGAACCCACTGGATGTATACAGCACGGATCAGCTCCTCAG GTGTTTCCTCATTGCGTGTGAAAATGACAAGTGGCAGTTGTCTCTACGTCCATCAAG GCTGAATCCACAGCAGGCCAAGCTAGTGAAGGACCCAGAGGTTTTGTCTATAGACCAACTGAAGGAAGGCCAGATCATCAGAGGCTACGTCAAGTCTGTGGGAGAGCAGGGGGTCTTCATCAG GTTATCTCAGAATATAACTGGAAGAGCCCAACTTCAGCAGTCCACCAAGTACTTTGTTAGCAACCACAAGGTCCTCTCTGAGCACCTGCCTCCCAACACGCTGCTCACCACAAAGATcttcag TATCGACAGAGAGGAGGGGTTTGTCaacctctctctgcttcctgtggaCACCGGGAAGCCGGACATCCTTCCAGAATCTCTCCGTCTGCCACTGCGGCTGAttggagaggagaagaagaaatatgaTGCTGCTAAGAAGAAACGCACTCTTTCCGAGAGCGAGCAG GAGTCCCAGGTcccaaagaaaaagaaaaaaacggaAAAAGCAAAGGGCGACGATAATGACAGCGGAGTGGAGGTGTACTtccgggaggaggaggatcaggaAGGTGAACAAGAACCCAAACCTGATGCTGCAAAA CCGGTGACGTCCAGCTCAGCAGTTCCATCCAGACTACAGGTGGCGGCAGGTTTCTCGTGGGACGTGGGCCTGAACTCCCTGAAGCCGGCTTCTGCAGCTCAGGATGGGGACTCCAGTGACGGAGAGGACCAAGATGGAAGCAGCAAG CCACAGAAGAAGTCTCGCCATGAGCTGGACCAGGAGAAAAAGGCGACAGAGAAGGCGCTGGTAAAGCGGGAAGTCGAGCTCATGGATCCGAACCTGCGCCCCGAAGACGCAGCTGCCTTTGAGCGCCTGCTCCTGGCCTCGCCCAACAGCTCTCTGCTGTGGCTCCAGTACATGGCTCACCATCTGCAGGCTACACAAATCGAGCAGGCCCGTGCTGTGGCTGAGAGGGCTCTCAAAACGATTTCCTTCAG ggaggagcaggagaagctgAATGTGTGGGTGGCGCTGCTGAACCTGGAGAACATGTACGGCACACAGGAGACCCTGAAGAAAGTGTTTGAGCGGGCTCTGCAGTTCTGTGAGCCCATGCCCGTCTACCAGCAGCTGGCTGACATCTACGCCAAGTCCGACAAGACCAAG GATGCGGAGGGCTTGTACAAGACGATGGTGAAGCGTTTCCGTCAGAATAAGGCTGTGTGGCTGAGCTTCGGGTCCTTCCTGCTCCAGCAGGGTCAGAGTGACGCTGCCGCTGCTCTCCTGCAGAGGGCGCTAAAAAGCCTTCCTTCCAAAGAAA GTGTGGATGTGATCGCCAAGTTTGCTCAGCTGGAGTTCCGTTTTGGTGATGTGGAGAAAGGTCGCACCATGCTGGACAAAGTCCTGACCAGTTATCCGAAACGTACCGATCTCTGGTCCGTCTTCATCGACCTGATGATCAAACATGGATCCCAGAAGGAAGTCAG GGTGCTCTTTGATCGTGTGATCCACCTGAGCGTTTCAGTGAAAAAGATCAAGTTCTTCTTCAAGCGCTACCTGGAGTACGAAAAGAAGCATGGCACCCCACAGAGCATCCAGGCAGTCAAAGAGAAGGCAATGGAGTTTGTGGAAGCTAAAGGCACAGAGGCTGcaaactaa
- the atp5md gene encoding ATP synthase membrane subunit DAPIT, mitochondrial codes for MGGHDAGGQQFTGIAKYFNSYTMTGRRNCVLATYASIAAIVLFFKLKPKKQAAITEN; via the exons ATGGGAGGACATGATGCCGGAGGCCAGCAGTTCACAGGAATTGCGAAGTACTTCAATTCATACACGATGACAGGAAGGAGGAAT tgtgttTTGGCCACATATGCTAGCATAGCAGCCATTGTCCTTTTCTTCAAATTGAAGCCCAAGAAACAGGCGGCCATCACAGAAAATTGA
- the pdcd11 gene encoding protein RRP5 homolog isoform X1 has translation MASAEEDFPRGGTAKKSTDGKPVVHRGEVDNLFQSNEQAEAKTKRKGALKDDAKKLKKQKTGKEKSDGLALNAAAKCVEILHLKNLKEGMLMLGCVKDVADFEVTVSLPCGLQGFLNIRNISDSYTKLLSEQLDSADTEDIFSLPHLFSPGMVIRCVVAKLDVAKGGSLSIQLSVNPKLVNKALTSSSVKAGMILSGCVESVEDHGCIIDIGISGSKAFLSKAADKQNNLDELKVGQFLTCKVEEVKNEGRVVRLSVNPLTVAQACAKDEQGWNLTNLLPGLLVKATIKKVTKHGLILDFLSSFSGQVDFLHMEPEQASNYTEGTELYACVLYVEQSTRLVGLSLRIYLVQPEQRLNPTPSCGDRIGEVVKDCKMTTVHHMSGAMLELPDKMLAFVHRNHMKEMHKPTNENRVLAKPEHTCRILDFSPMEQIHFASLRWSVIERPFYRYHDLQAGQIVEGKVSVLLSHGMVVHLSDHIKGLVPRTHLSDILLKNPEKKYIEGMKVKCRVLSVDPATKKLYLTRKKALVETTLPLFLTFNDARPGSISQGYIVCIKSFGCIIRFYNNVKGLVPISELSSEPIISPEEVFYIGQVLKAKVLKCDPGKEKMVLSFKGAVEGGTEEAAKLQDDCEVGKQLEAKVLKKLVNGLEVSILPDDIRAILPTMHLSDHLSNCPLLWESLQEGDDISNLVCFSNNKQISLTKKPTVRWALEEGLVAKDFSEITVGMQLIGWVKNIMSYGVFVEFPYGLVGLAPKSAMTDKFVSDTAAAFQLGQTVIAKVTNLDEEKRRFLVTLKISEVIPRDGDAQTRLINGLQERRALNEVLAMKDNCDLRQQLTALCVGQTLKLTVDTVNDDGAIFKSHDLVSATVLANKYHVTGVSLTEGQKVTAVILHVDILSASVHVSILPKLVEKKKSLIEGSKHRATVQYIDKDFAVVSLDNTAKLTVIQTRSHMNEVLLSASEKLKAGMSLAVEVTEPSCQELQGLPLVSWQRAAPKRQRTTSDNQQDSKGHCFGETLEGKVRTVKPVSIQVTLEDGSTGSVHVSEVMEVAEVCQGSFPTSSVKVGSVVTARVIGGREAVSNRFLPFSHPKFTYTIPELTLIPSKVDKSSDFKPVGAKEKLSSYTVGEEITCFVSKFNPKRKLLEVTTDPRITGTVELLAMITDPKDASHPEKLYKLGQAIRATVVETNSKPHRFGLSLTGVHKLEEGSVALGMVTHIQPQGLMVKLPFGGKGYVAVTELADAYRSNPLDVYSTDQLLRCFLIACENDKWQLSLRPSRLNPQQAKLVKDPEVLSIDQLKEGQIIRGYVKSVGEQGVFIRLSQNITGRAQLQQSTKYFVSNHKVLSEHLPPNTLLTTKIFSIDREEGFVNLSLLPVDTGKPDILPESLRLPLRLIGEEKKKYDAAKKKRTLSESEQKQAESQVPKKKKKTEKAKGDDNDSGVEVYFREEEDQEGEQEPKPDAAKPVTSSSAVPSRLQVAAGFSWDVGLNSLKPASAAQDGDSSDGEDQDGSSKPQKKSRHELDQEKKATEKALVKREVELMDPNLRPEDAAAFERLLLASPNSSLLWLQYMAHHLQATQIEQARAVAERALKTISFREEQEKLNVWVALLNLENMYGTQETLKKVFERALQFCEPMPVYQQLADIYAKSDKTKDAEGLYKTMVKRFRQNKAVWLSFGSFLLQQGQSDAAAALLQRALKSLPSKESVDVIAKFAQLEFRFGDVEKGRTMLDKVLTSYPKRTDLWSVFIDLMIKHGSQKEVRVLFDRVIHLSVSVKKIKFFFKRYLEYEKKHGTPQSIQAVKEKAMEFVEAKGTEAAN, from the exons ATGGCATCAGCAGAGGAGGACTTCCCTCGAGGAGGGACAGCGAAGAAGAGCACTGATGGTAAACCAGTGGTTCATCGGGGTGAAGTGGACAATCTCTTCCAG TCAAACGAACAGGCCGAAGCGAAAACGAAAAGAAAGGGAGCGCTCAAAGATGATGCCAAGAAACTCAAGAAGCAGAAGACGGGCAAAGAGAAGAGTGATGGTCTTGCGCTCAACGCAGCAGCCAAGTGTGTGGAAATCCTGCATCTGAAG AATCTGAAGGAGGGCATGCTGATGCTGGGCTGTGTGAAGGATGTCGCAGACTTTGAGGTGACGGTCAGTCTGCCTTGTGGTCTGCAAGGTTTCCTCAACATCAGGAACATCAGCGACTCGTACACCAAGCTGCTCAGTGAGCAGCTGGATTCAGCTGACACAGAG GacatcttctctctgcctcaccTCTTCTCCCCCGGCATGGTGATAAGATGTGTGGTTGCAAAGCTGGACGTAGCGAAGGGAGGCTCTCTGAGCATCCAGCTGTCAGTCAATCCAAAGCTGGTGAACAAGGCTCTCACCTCGAGCTCAGTGAAAGCTGGCATG ATCTTGAGTGGATGTGTGGAGAGTGTGGAGGATCATGGCTGCATAATTGACATCGGCATCAGTGGGTCCAAAGCCTTCCTGTCCAaggcagcagacaaacaaaacaatctggACG AGCTGAAAGTAGGTCAGTTTTTGACTTGTAAAGTGGAAGAAGTAAAGAACGAAGGACGTGTGGTGCGGCTCTCTGTCAACCCCCTGACTGTCGCCCAGGCCTGTGCTAAGGACGAGCAGGGCTGGAACCTCACCAACCTGCTGCCTGGTCTGCTGGTCAAAGCCACAATCAAAAAG GTGACAAAACACGGTCTGAtcctggacttcctgtcctcCTTCAGTGGCCAGGTGGACTTTCTGCACATGGAGCCAGAACAGGCATCAAACTACACAGAGGGAACCGAG CTATATGCGTGTGTGCTTTACGTGGAGCAGTCCACGCGCCTCGTGGGTTTGAGTCTGCGCATCTACCTCGTTCAGCCCGAGCAAAGATTGAACCCCACTCCTTCCTGTGGCGACCGCATTGGTGAGGTGGTGAAGGACTGTAAGATGACCACTGTTCACCACATGTCTGGAGCCATGTTGGAACTGCCTGATAAAATGTTGGCATTTGTGCAC AGGAACCACATGAAGGAGATGCATAAGCCAACCAATGAGAACAGAGTGCTGGCAAAGCCTGAGCACACTTGCAGGATCCTGGACTTCAGCCCCATGGAACAAATTCATTTTGCCAGTCTGCGCTG gaGTGTGATTGAGAGGCCTTTTTATAGATATCATGATCTTCAGGCTGGTCAAATTGTGGAG GGGAAAGTGTCAGTCCTGCTGAGTCATGGGATGGTGGTGCATCTGTCCGACCATATTAAAGGTCTGGTGCCTCGGACCCACCTGTCTGACATCCTCCTGAAGAACCCGGAGAAGAAGTACATCGAGGGCATGAAGGTCAAATGTCGG GTGCTGTCAGTGGATCCAGCGACTAAGAAGCTGTACCTGACCAGAAAGAAGGCCCTGGTGGAAACCACCCTGCCGTTGTTCCTCACCTTTAACGATGCTCGTCCCGGCAGCATTTCCCAGGGCTACATCGTCTGCATCAAAAGCTTCGGTTGCATCATTCGTTTTTACAACAACGTCAAGGGTCTGGTGCCGATCAGTGAACTGAGCTCTGAGCCCATCATCAGTCCTGAGGAGGTCTTCTACATTGGGCAG GTGTTAAAGGCTAAAGTTCTCAAATGCGACCCGGGGAAGGAAAAGATGGTGCTGTCCTTTAAAGGTGCAGTAGAGGGAGGCACTGAGGAAGCTGCCAAACTCCAGGACGACTGTGAGGTGGGGAAG CAGCTGGAGGCCAAGGTGCTGAAGAAGTTAGTCAACGGTCTGGAGGTTTCCATCCTGCCTGATGACATACGAGCCATACTACCCACCATGCACCTCTCTGATCACCTGTCCAACTGCCCTCTGCTGTGGGAGAGCCTGCAGGAGGGAGACGACATCTCAAACCTCGTCTGCTTCAGCAACAACAAGCAAATT TCGCTCACCAAGAAACCGACTGTGAGGTGGGCACTGGAGGAGGGACTGGTTGCTAAGGATTTCTCTGAGATCACAGTTGGAATGCAGCTCATTGGCTGGGTCAAGAACATCATGTCCTATGGCGTCTTTGTGGAGTTCCCATACGGCCTTGTGGGTCTGGCACCCAAGTCG GCCATGACTGACAAGTTCGTCAGCGACACAGCAGCCGCCTTCCAGCTGGGCCAGACCGTCATCGCCAAGGTGACCAACCTGGATGAGGAAAAGCGGCGTTTCCTGGTCACGCTGAAGATTTCTGAGGTCATTCCTCGAGACGGGGACGCCCAGACCAGACTTATTAACGgtctgcaggagagaagagcTTTGAATGAAGTGTTGGCTATGAAAG ATAACTGTGATCTCCGCCAGCAGCtgactgctctgtgtgttggtcAGACGCTGAAGTTGACTGTGGACACTGTGAACGACGACGGAGCAATATTTAAGTCTCATGACTTGGTCAGTGCCACCGTACTGGCCAACAAGTACCATGTCACGG GTGTTAGCTTGACCGAAGGACAGAAAGTTACTGCCGTCATCCTTCATGTGGACATCCTGTCTGCctctgtccatgtgtccatCCTTCCCAAGCTGgtggaaaagaagaaatct TTGATTGAAGGATCAAAACACAGAGCGACGGTGCAGTACATAGACAAAGACTTTGCCGTGGTCTCATTGGACAATACAGCAAAGCTGACTGTGATCCAAACCAGGAGCCACATGAATGAGGTCCTCCTCTCTGCGTCAGAGAAGCTGAAGGCAGGAATGAGTTTGGCCGTTGAGGTGACAGAACCGAGCTGTCAGGAACTACAAGGGCTCCCCCTAGTGTCGTGGCAACGCGCTGCCCCTAAACGACAGCGCACGACCTCCGATAACCAGCAGGACTCCAAGGGTCACTGCTTTGGCGAAACCTTGGAGGGGAAAGTGCGGACGGTGAAGCCTGTCAGCATTCAGGTCACACTGGAGGATGGAAGCACCGGCAGCGTGCACGTGTctgaggtgatggaggtggCCGAAGTGTGTCAGGGATCTTTCCCGACGTCCTCTGTGAAAGTGGGCAGCGTGGTCACCGCCCGGGTCATCGGGGGACGAGAAGCCGTCAGTAACAG ATTCTTGCCGTTTTCTCATCCCAAATTTACATACACCATTCCTGAGCTCACTCTAATACCCAG TAAAGTAGATAAAAGTTCAGATTTCAAACCAGTTggagcaaaagaaaaacttaGCAGCTACACAGTCGGGGAAGAAATTACATGCTTTGTATCAAAG TTTAATCCAAAGAGGAAGTTGTTGGAGGTCACCACTGATCCACGTATTACTGGCACAGTAGAACTTCTGGCCATGATCACTGATCCTAAA GATGCCAGTCACCCAGAGAAGCTGTACAAGCTGGGGCAAGCAATTCGTGCTACAGTGGTTGAAACGAACTCCAAACCTCATCGCTTTGGGCTCTCACTCACAG GAGTCCATAAGCTGGAGGAAGGCAGCGTTGCTTTGGGGATGGTGACTCATATTCAGCCACAAGGCCTCATGGTCAAGCTTCCCTTTGGTGGCAAGGGGTATGTGGCTGTCACTGAGCTGGCTGATGCCTACAGGTCGAACCCACTGGATGTATACAGCACGGATCAGCTCCTCAG GTGTTTCCTCATTGCGTGTGAAAATGACAAGTGGCAGTTGTCTCTACGTCCATCAAG GCTGAATCCACAGCAGGCCAAGCTAGTGAAGGACCCAGAGGTTTTGTCTATAGACCAACTGAAGGAAGGCCAGATCATCAGAGGCTACGTCAAGTCTGTGGGAGAGCAGGGGGTCTTCATCAG GTTATCTCAGAATATAACTGGAAGAGCCCAACTTCAGCAGTCCACCAAGTACTTTGTTAGCAACCACAAGGTCCTCTCTGAGCACCTGCCTCCCAACACGCTGCTCACCACAAAGATcttcag TATCGACAGAGAGGAGGGGTTTGTCaacctctctctgcttcctgtggaCACCGGGAAGCCGGACATCCTTCCAGAATCTCTCCGTCTGCCACTGCGGCTGAttggagaggagaagaagaaatatgaTGCTGCTAAGAAGAAACGCACTCTTTCCGAGAGCGAGCAG AAACAAGCAGAGTCCCAGGTcccaaagaaaaagaaaaaaacggaAAAAGCAAAGGGCGACGATAATGACAGCGGAGTGGAGGTGTACTtccgggaggaggaggatcaggaAGGTGAACAAGAACCCAAACCTGATGCTGCAAAA CCGGTGACGTCCAGCTCAGCAGTTCCATCCAGACTACAGGTGGCGGCAGGTTTCTCGTGGGACGTGGGCCTGAACTCCCTGAAGCCGGCTTCTGCAGCTCAGGATGGGGACTCCAGTGACGGAGAGGACCAAGATGGAAGCAGCAAG CCACAGAAGAAGTCTCGCCATGAGCTGGACCAGGAGAAAAAGGCGACAGAGAAGGCGCTGGTAAAGCGGGAAGTCGAGCTCATGGATCCGAACCTGCGCCCCGAAGACGCAGCTGCCTTTGAGCGCCTGCTCCTGGCCTCGCCCAACAGCTCTCTGCTGTGGCTCCAGTACATGGCTCACCATCTGCAGGCTACACAAATCGAGCAGGCCCGTGCTGTGGCTGAGAGGGCTCTCAAAACGATTTCCTTCAG ggaggagcaggagaagctgAATGTGTGGGTGGCGCTGCTGAACCTGGAGAACATGTACGGCACACAGGAGACCCTGAAGAAAGTGTTTGAGCGGGCTCTGCAGTTCTGTGAGCCCATGCCCGTCTACCAGCAGCTGGCTGACATCTACGCCAAGTCCGACAAGACCAAG GATGCGGAGGGCTTGTACAAGACGATGGTGAAGCGTTTCCGTCAGAATAAGGCTGTGTGGCTGAGCTTCGGGTCCTTCCTGCTCCAGCAGGGTCAGAGTGACGCTGCCGCTGCTCTCCTGCAGAGGGCGCTAAAAAGCCTTCCTTCCAAAGAAA GTGTGGATGTGATCGCCAAGTTTGCTCAGCTGGAGTTCCGTTTTGGTGATGTGGAGAAAGGTCGCACCATGCTGGACAAAGTCCTGACCAGTTATCCGAAACGTACCGATCTCTGGTCCGTCTTCATCGACCTGATGATCAAACATGGATCCCAGAAGGAAGTCAG GGTGCTCTTTGATCGTGTGATCCACCTGAGCGTTTCAGTGAAAAAGATCAAGTTCTTCTTCAAGCGCTACCTGGAGTACGAAAAGAAGCATGGCACCCCACAGAGCATCCAGGCAGTCAAAGAGAAGGCAATGGAGTTTGTGGAAGCTAAAGGCACAGAGGCTGcaaactaa